A stretch of the Aspergillus puulaauensis MK2 DNA, chromosome 6, nearly complete sequence genome encodes the following:
- a CDS encoding lytic polysaccharide monooxygenase auxiliary activity family 9 protein (CAZy:AA9;~COG:S;~EggNog:ENOG410PQJJ;~InterPro:IPR005103;~PFAM:PF03443;~SECRETED:SignalP(1-19)): MKLPSALVLAAVASHGASAHYFFPQLIADGVTTEYFEYVREDTQGYMPYKNGYEGNDLRCNVGSDEFALQTKTYTVSAGATIGFATDFGAQIEHPGPLQVYLSRAPANVSYYDGSGEWFKIYELGPAAFTNNGIEWGATGKSQFTFAIPPETPAGQYLVRIEQIALHGALQYGEAEFYFNCAQIEVISESTSTPGPTVSFPGAYTGYEPGILFDMYSKLYVNYTMPGPLVWPAKSSSNITAEGVANLPSDGTVWSYPAVTSTSKVGSLTSSSSLIPSAQTSSLPTPSTSVLDSMAEPTGSSVPSATGLSKHQGPHREAHGHKSHCRA; this comes from the coding sequence GATTGCCGATGGCGTTACAACCGAATATTTTGAATACGTCCGTGAGGACACCCAGGGATATATGCCCTACAAGAATGGGTACGAGGGCAATGATTTGAGGTGCAATGTTGGCTCTGACGAGTTTGCGCTTCAAACAAAGACGTATACTGTGAGCGCAGGCGCCACGATCGGCTTTGCAACTGATTTTGGCGCTCAGATTGAACACCCCGGTCCTTTGCAGGTGTATTTGTCTCGAGCCCCTGCCAATGTCTCATACTATGATGGCTCTGGCGAATGGTTTAAGATTTATGAACTTGGTCCTGCGGCTTTCACCAACAATGGCATAGAATGGGGGGCCACTGGAAAGAGTCAGTTTACGTTCGCAATCCCGCCCGAAACCCCAGCTGGACAGTATCTGGTTCGAATCGAGCAGATTGCACTTCACGGCGCTCTCCAATACGGCGAAGCGGAATTCTACTTCAACTGCGCTCAGATCGAGGTTATTAGTGAGAGTACCTCCACTCCGGGGCCTACTGTGTCGTTTCCTGGTGCATATACCGGTTATGAACCTGGAATCTTATTCGACATGTACTCTAAACTCTACGTCAACTATACGATGCCTGGCCCTCTGGTCTGGCCAGCGAAAAGCTCGAGCAATATAACTGCCGAAGGCGTCGCAAATCTTCCTTCAGATGGCACCGTTTGGTCTTATCCGGCAGTCACCAGCACGTCCAAAGTTGGATCCCTTACGTCCAGTTCTTCCTTGATCCCGTCTGCACAAACCTCGTCTCTCCCTACGCCATCGACATCTGTCCTTGATTCCATGGCCGAGCCTACCGGTTCGAGTGTGCCTTCTGCAACAGGACTAAGCAAACATCAAGGTCCTCACCGTGAAGCTCACGGACATAAATCACATTGCCGGGCATGA